The DNA window CTCTAATTGGAAATCTACCTTGTAGCTCAGGAATTAGATCCGAAGGCTTAGCCTCACTAAATGCACCAGCAGCGATAAACAATATATAATCAGTACTAATTGAACCATACTTTGTTAGTACAGTTGTTCCTTCTACTATTGGTAACAAATCTCTCTGAACACCTTCTCTAGATACATCGGGTCCGGAAGAGACTCCTTTGGAGGTAACTTTATCAATTTCATCAATGAAAATTATGCCACTATTTTCTGCTCTACTTATTCCTTCTTGAATTAATTTATCTTGATCTATCAACTTTTCGGATTCAATAGGTTCCAAAACCTTCCTTGCTTCAGAAATCTTCATTCGCCGTCTTTTTTTCTTCTTGGGCATAATATTTTGAAACATCTCACCAAACTGTATACCCATGTCTTCTAGTTCAGGTCCCAATCCAGCAAACATAGGTGTAGATTGTTCTTCGACCTCTATTTCTATTTCTAAATCTTCTAATTCACCATTTCTTAATTTTTCTAACAATTCTTCTTTTCTTCTTTGAATATTTTCGTCTTCTTTTTCATCATATCCCTTATTTTGGGAATATTCAGCGCTTTGATTGAAAAGTTGCATAACGTCCATAAATGAGGGTTGAGCCTTTGATTTTTTCTTTGAAGGCACAAGTGCCTCTACTATCCTTTCTTCTACGAGTCTTTGAGCTTTACCTTTAACTTCTTCCATCATTTCCTTTTTTACCATGTTAACTGAAGAATCAACCAATTCTCTAACCATACTCTCTACATTTTTCCCAACATATCCAACCTCGGTAAACCTTGTAGCTTCCACCTTCACAAATGGTGCGTTAGCAACTTCTGCTAATCTTCTTGCAATCTCTGTTTTTCCAACACCTGTAGACCCTATCATCAGAATATTTTTAGGTATAACATCTCTTCTAACATCCTCTTGAAGAGCCAAACGTCTAATCCTGTTTCTCAAAGCGATAGCAACCTGTTTCTTTGCTTCCTTTTGACCGATTATATAATTATCTAATTTTTCTACAATTTTCTTTGGAGTTAATTCGTCTATTTTATTCATAAAAATCACCTCAAAAATTATTATTTACTACTAAAAAAATCATATCATACCTCATGAACCTTTAAAAGATTAGTTTTACTGGAGAAACCATAAGGGATTCCTGCAGTTACAATGATATTTTCTCCTGGTAGGGCAAAATTTAAAGATTTCACAATATTGCTCACACTTTCCAACATATTATCTGTGTCGGTAAACCTTTGCATAATAACAGGAGTCACTCCCCAAACTAACGCCAATCGATGATAAGTAGATATTCTTGGAGATGCTGCAACTATTTTTATATTTCTTCTGAACCTAGACAGCGCTCTTGCCGTGTAGCCGCTATATGTTGTTGCTACAACAACTTCTATGCCAAGTTGCTCGGCAATGTTTATTGCAGACATAGTTATCGAATTGGTAGCAGGATCTCCTCCACCATATGTTGAATAATCGAATTTATAATAGTACTCTTCTAATATTTTCTCGGTTTCCTTTGCCACATTGGACATAACTCTGACAGCTTGCTCAGGGTATTTCCCAATCGATGTTTCTCCAGACAACATTACAGCATCTGTCCCATCTAATATAGCATTAGCTATATCAGTAGCCTCGGCTCTTGTAGGAAATGGATTATTAACCATACTTTCAAGCATTTGAGTAGCAGTTATAGCCGGCTTTGCCATCGTGTTTGCAATCTCTATTATCCTCTTTTGAAGCAGAGGTATTTGTTCAACAGGTGCTTCAACACCCAAATCTCCTCTTGCAACCATCACCCCATCTGCTTCTTCTATGATCGATTCCAGGTTGTCTAAGGCTTGTAATGTTTCTATTTTGGCGATTATAGGAAGATCAGGCATACCCAATTCAGTTAAAATCCTCCTCGTTCGGGTGATATCTTCAGCTTTTCTAACGAAAGACTGAGCGATATAATCTATGTTCCATTCAACAGCCTTGTTCAGATACTCAACATCCTTTTCTGTTAATGGTGGTAGGCTGATATCTATACCAGGAACGTTTATCCCTCTTCTATGAGTAATACTACCACCAGTTACAACTTTCGTTACAATTTCTTTTTCATTACTGCTGACAACTTCCAGCCGAATTTTTCCATCATCGAGAAGGATAAAATCTCCTTTTTTAACTTCTTTAGGCAAATCTTTATAATTTATACTTACCTTTTCTTTATTTCCAACAATCTCTTCGGTTGTCAAGATAAATTTTTGGCCTTCTTTCAGAGCTACTTGATCCGTATCAAATCTACCTGTTCGAATCTTTGGACCTTCTAAATCAAGTAAAATGGCAAAAGGTATATTCATATCTTTTCGTATTTTTTTAATTAGATTTACCGTTTTCTCATGATCAGCAATTGTATCATGAGAAGTATTCAATCTGGCTACATTCATTCCAGCATTTATCAATTTTTTTATCATTACTTCATCTCGTGTAGCAGGACCAATTGTACAAACGATTCTCGTCTTTTTATTTTCCGTTTTTTCGTTCATAACCATCCTCCTAAAAAATACGGAACTCTTCGGTGTTTCTTCCCAAATTACATCTTTTTTTAGATTCAATGCCTTAGAAATTTTCAAGGGGTTTACCCCTTGAACGCCCTATGATAAAATCCCCGCCAACTTCACAATCTCCATATCCAATTTGTTACTCTCAGAAAGAACTTTTTCAAGAGGCGTTCTAATCAAATCGTTTTTACTCAAGCCTATCATAACGTCAAAATCCCCATCTTTAATTGCTTTTACTACTTCATTTCCCATTCTTGAGGCCAAAATCCTATCGAATGCAGTTGGAGAGCCTCCTCTTTGAATATGGCCTAAAATCGTTATGCGCGTTTCAAAACCAATCCTATTCTCTAAATGTCTAGCTACTGTATAAGCACTGGCAGATCCTTCCGCAACAACGATTATTGAATTGATCTTACCTCTTTTTCTTTCATCCCACATTTTTTCAGCTAAAGCATCGTAATCAGTCGGAACTTCTGGTATTATTATAGCTTCAGCACCTATCGCAAGACCAGACATCAATGCAACGTATCCGGATGTTCTTCCCATAACTTCAACAATAAATGCCCTTTCATGTGAAGACGCGGTGTCTTTTAACTTCTGCATGGCTTCAACCACTGTGTTAAGACAGGTATCAACACCTATACTCATATCTGTATAGGCTATATCGTTATCTATAGAAGCTGGTACGCCTATTACTGGTATTCCTTGTTCTTCTGATAACAACTTCCCACCGGTAAGACTTCCATTCCCTCCAATTATAACCAACACATCAATACCTAAATCTTTCAATATATCAGCAGCTTTTTTTCTGACTTCGGGAACTTTAAATTCTGGCACCCTTGAGGTTCTTAAAATGGTTCCCCCTCTTTCCATTATGCCACCAACATCTGAATATGTGAATTTTTTATAATCTTTATCCAATATACCGGCAAATCCTCTCAAAAATCCATAGACTTCAATATTTTCCACAACTGCACTTCTAGTAACTGCCCTTATAACGGCGTTCATTCCAGGAGCATCTCCACCACTGGTCATTAGCCCAATTCTTTTTATATCACTCACTATATCCCTCCTAAAAACTTTCATTATTTATACTTCCTGTAGAAATTCTAAAACTTACTTTAGCATCACTTTGTTCTGCATCCCACCGTTTAAACTACCTTTTTATTATATCACTTGTTTTTTGACACTATTGTTAATTTCACTATAATTCAAATAACTCTTCAAAATTTTGTGTTATAATTAATCAAGTCATTCAAATTAAGGTGGTAAAGATGGAAATTAAGTATGATAAAAATAGTATAATCAAAATACTAAAAAATAAAAAGATCAAAGTTACCCCAAATAGATTTAAAGTTGCTTTTGAGCTTTTTAACTGTGAAGAACATCCTTCAATTGATGAATTACATCAAAAGTTGGTAAAAAATAATGAAAATCGGATTTCTTTCACGTCCGTGTATAATATTTTAAAATTATTTGAAAACGCGGGATTAGTAAAAGAAATCTTAATTGATAATAAAATCCATTACGACTCTAATATTACCCCTCATGCACACTTTATCTGCGAAAATTGTGGGAAAGTTCAAGATATCGAGTTAAATAAGCTAAATTTCTTAGACGAACGTAAATTATTTAACTTTAAAAATTTTACTGAAGAGGAATTAAAAAACAATAAAATCAACTCCTTTGAAATCAATTTTTATGGAATCTGTGGAGAGTGTTTAAAAGAAGAAAACAGTGAGAGATAAATCGGTGTATCTATCTCACTGTTTTCTAATATAATAAATACTTTTAGATATAACGTCAAGCTTACCAAAACTTAATCAAATTTCACTTTGAGATCCTTATTGGCTTTTACTTCGTCCAATCTTTTGATAGATAAAGTCATAGGCGCATTTTTTAACTTTTGTGGTTCTTCCTTTGCTTCTTCTACTATTTTCTCGTATATAGCAGCAACTTCATCCAATGTTTCCTTGCTTTCAGTTTCAGTTGGTTCAATCATCATAGCTTCATCCACAATTAAAGGAAAATAGACTGTCGGAGGATGAATACCGTAATCCAAAAGCCTTTTTGCGAAATCTAATGTACTAACTCCATAATCTTTCAGCGAACTCCCCTTGATTACAAATTCATGTTTACAGACATCTGGGTAAGCAACATCTAAAAATCTAGATAATTTTTCCTTCAAATAATTCGCATTTAAAGTGGCAAGTTCGCTAACTTTCTTCAAGCCTTCTTTTCCCATTGATAAGATGTAAGTGTATGCTTTTACTAGTACCAAAAAATTACCATAAAAACTACGTACTTTCCCGATGCTTTTAGGGATGTCGTAATCAAAATAATACTCTCCAATTTCTTTTACACCCACAACAGGTTTTGGTAAGTAATCTCTTAAATAAGACTTAACCGCTATTGGTCCACTTCCTGGTCCTCCCATTCCATGAGGAGTGGAAAATGTCTTGTGAAGGTTTAAATGAACAACATCGAATCCATTATCTCCAGGTCTCACTTTGCCCATTATTGCATTTAAATTTGCTCCATCATAGTACAACAGGGCGTTGTTTTTGTGCATCAAATCGGATATCTTCAGAATATCTTTTTCAAACAATCCCAAAGTATTTGGATTTGTGAGCATAATTGCCGCGGTATTTTCATTTACTAAAGATTTCAAATGATCTAAATCGACTCTTCCCTCGTTATTCGAATTAACTTTAACCACTTCAAACCCTGCCATTACAGCAGATGCGGGATTTGTACCATGAGCAGAATCTGGGATTATAACCTCATTTTTATGACCTAAATTATTTTCTTGTAAATATTTTCTGATAATGAGCATTCCCGTAAGCTCTCCATGGGCACCAGCGGCAGGTTGCAAAGTAACATCATCCATGCCTGTTATTTCTTTCAAAAATTCCTGCAATTCATACATCAATTCCAAAGCACCTTGTATGGTTCTTTCTTCTTGATATGGATGAATGAATTTGAATCCATTTAAAGAAGCAACCTCCTCATTCAAAAAAGGATTGTATTTCATTGTACAAGAACCTAAAGGATAAAAACCTCTATCAACAGAATGATTTAAACTGGCTAATTGATTATAATGTCTAACAATATCAACTTCGTATAGTTCCGGAAGTTCCGGCTCCTCATTTCTAATTAAATGTTGTGGAATATCTATCTGAAACTCTTTGACATCTAATTTTGGAAGTGAATATGACTTTCTTCCACTAACTGATTTTTCAAATATCAATTTCATGATAATCCCTCCAAGAAAGAACATAAAAAGTCAATATCTCTTTTTTTAGTCAACTCTGTTGCACAAAATAGTACGTTATTTCCCATATTTTCATAAAAATTCTTTAAAATCAAAGGTCCAAAATAATGTTGTTCCAGCAGCTTTTCGTTTAGAAATTCAGGATCTATTTTGCTTTCTAATACAAATTCGTTAAAGAAAGGTCCATCAAATACAGGTTTGAATTTTTCAGTTTCTAACAATTTTCTTGCTAAATAATGGGCTTTATGATAATTTTGGAGAGAGACTTCTCTAATCCCTTGCTTACCTATCACGTTCATGTACAAAGAAGCTAAAAGAGCATTAAATGCGTGATTTGAACATATATTAGAAGTGGATTTCTCCCTTCGTATATGCTGTTCTCTTGTTTGTAAAACCATGCAAAAACCTCTTTTACCGTCTTGATCAACGGTTTCTCCAATAATTCTGCCAGGCATTTTTCGTATATACTTTTTCTTAGAAGCGAAGATACCTAAACCCGGTCCTCCAAAAGAAGGTGTATTTCCTAAAGATTGCCCTTCTCCTACCACTATATCGGCTCCAAATTTTCCAGGGGCTTCTAACAATCCTAAAGAAATTGGATAAGTAACAACAATGAAAACAACCTCATTAGGAACCTTCTCTCTTATCACTTTTAAATCTTCTATTACACCAAAAAAGTTTGGATACGAAACCACAACACAAGATGTTTCTTGGGTAATCTTAGAAGATAAATCTGCTAGATCTAATTGACCCGTTTCAGATACATAATCAATTTGTTCTATATTCATTCCTTGTACTTCAGTATAGGTTTTTGACACTTCCTGATATTCGGGATGAACCAATTTAGACATCAAAACGTGATTTTTGCCATTAATTCTTTTTGACATTAAAATAGCCTCAGCTAAAGCAGAAGCACCATCATACATAGATGAATTAGAAACTTCCATCGCGGTAAGATTGCAGATCTGAGTTTGATATTCATAGAGTATTTGAAGGGTACCTTGAGAGACTTCAGCTTGGTAAGGCGTATAAGCGGTTAAAAAATTTCTGTTTGAAGCTAAAGGATATATAACAGATGGAATATAATGATTGTAAACACCGGCACCTCTAAAAATCCCGTATTCTTCTATATTTTTATTTAACGAAGCCAAATCAGATAACTTCTCTTTAACTTCCATTTCACTCAAACCGGATGGGATATTCAACTCACCTTTGAATAGTACAGGGATATCTCGATAAAGTTCGTCGATATCTTTTATTCCCAAAAAAGAAAACATTTCTTCAATGTCTTTTTGGGTATGGGGTAAATATGGAAAATCGTTCATTATAACATCTCACCTCTTTTTATTATTCTTATAAACTTGATATAAGCGCCCCTTCGCATTGATTTTTATTTTGTGCTTTTTACACTCCCTTTATAAAATGGAGTTTTCACAATCTCAGCTTCTAATAACTTGTTCCTAGCTTTTATACTCACAATAGTTCCAGATTTTGAAAATTCTTTAATCACATAACCTAAGGCTAAATTCTTCCCTAAAGTAGGTGACTTTACACCGCTTGTTACAAACCCTATCTTTTCATTTTCTACGTAAATTTCATAACCATGTCTTACAGGCATTTTGTCATGTATTTCCATACCCACTAATTTTCTTTTGATTCCTTCTTCTTTTTGTTTCACCAAAGCTTCCTTACCGATAAATTCTTTATCAAAATCTACAGTCCATTTTAATCCTGCTTCCAAAGGAGTTGTATTCTCATCCATATCATTGCCATACAAAAGCATTTTAGGCTCGAACCTTAAAGTATCCCTGCATCCCAAACCACATGGTTTGCCATCAACCTCACTAGCAAGTTGTATAAGTTGATCCCAAACTTTTACAGCGATCTTTGGAGGTAGGTACAACTCAAAACCATCTTCACCGGTGTATCCTGTTCTTGACAATATTACTTCCTCACCTTCTAGTTGAATAACTTCAAAAGAATAATATTCTATACTATCGAGATCAACATCTTTAAGATATTTTTGCAGTTGATCCTGAGATTTTGGACCTTGAAAAGCTATTTGGCAATACTCGTCACTCTTGTTAATAACTTCAACATTAAAAGAAGAAGATTGACTTTTTACCCATTCAAAATCTTTTTGAGTATTAGATGCATTTACTACCAACATGATCTTTTCTTCGTTAAACTTATAAGCAAGAAGATCGTCTAAAATGCCGCCATTTTTATTACAAATGGGTGAGTAAACTATTTTGCCGTTGGTTATTTTTTCAACATTATTTGTAATCAAGTAATTAACAAATTTCTGAGCATCTTCCCCTACCACAAACAACTCCCCCATGTGGGATACATCAAACACCCCAACACAATTTCTAACGGCGTTGTGCTCTTCAATTATAGAAGAATACCATAATGGAAGCTCCCACCCGGCAAATTCTCCAATCTTAGCTCCAAGTTCTTTATGCCTTTCATAAAGGGGCGTCTTTTTAAGCTCTGACAAGGTAATTCCTCCTTTCTCAAACTCACTAATTATCTCTTTAGCTCTATTAAAATCTTTATCTTCGACGTACAAATCATAAATTACCCCCTCACCGAAGTATTCTCCCCCTATTCCAATAGGAGATTTTAAAAATACTTGTATACCGTTATTCTCCAAAATTTGCTTCAACATCTGGCTCTGAGAATAATTACAATAATCTTTTATTTTTTTCATCATCGGCTCACTCCTCAACCAAAAGATATTATTCAACTTTAATTATATCATTATTTGAAAAAGTTAGAAAACAGAAGTATTTTGAATTAGAAGGAATTAAAGACAATTAAAGGCGGTTAAAGAAGTTTAAACCAATTTTTCAAACAGCTTGTAAAACTACGTTTCTATTATCCTCGGAAATTCCATAGGCTGTTAATTTTCCACCATACACACATCCCGTGTCGATATCAATACTTATTACTTTCTTATTCTTATCTCTTTTCACAAATATTTTATCTTCACCCGTTAGATAAAATGTTGGAGTATGACCATGAATTACGGTATAATTATTATACCTTTCTGGCATACCTAAAAATTCATCCCTTATCCATAGCAAATCCCGTTTGTTTTGTTCGGAAAGTGGTTTGTTTGGATTTACTCCCGCATGAACGAACAAATATTTCTCGTTTCCTACTTCCATTTCATAATATAGAGGTAGGTCTTTTAAAAAGGTTATATATTCCTCACCGATATTATTATCAAAACTTCTAATTGTCGATAATGCTCCATTGTAAAACCATACACCATCACCATATTCATGAGTTTTTTGGTAATAGTCTACCATCATATCATCATGGTTCCCTTTTAGAAAGATCCGATTTTTCTGTTTGCTTAAAGCTATCAAAAGATCCAATACTTTTTTTGAATAAGGCCCTCGATCCACATAATCACCAAGAAAAATTACTGTGTCAGAATCTTTTATCTGTGTTTGTTTCAAAAGTGAAATTAAAGAATCGTACATACCATGGATATCCGAAATTGCCCAAATCAATGACAACCCTCCAATATGATCACATCTTTATCAAAAAAACGGGCAGGAAACCTGCCCGTTTTTTGGAATTTACTTCACTATATCTTTCAATTCTTTACCTGGAACAAATTTTGGAACCATCTTTTCTGGGATCTTAATAGCTTTTCCGGTTTGTGGATTAACACCCTTTCTAGCTGCCCTCTTCTGAACTTTGAAAGTGCCAAAACCAACTAACTTAACTTCTTCCCCTTTACTTAAAGCCTCAGATACTACATCAACAAAAGTATCAATGTAACTTTCTGCGTCTTTCTTTGTTACGTTAGCTTTCTTTGCAAAAGCATCAACTAAATCTTTCTTATTCACAAACATTCCCCCTTTCACAGATAAAGATACTTAAATCCTCATTCTATAGAACTTCAACGTTATTATACCATAAAACCCAAAAAATATCTATAATGAATCAATATTATAAAAAATCATTCGGATTTTTCTAATATTTTAGCACTTTTCAGCAAAAGAAGCAAGCTTTTTATAGCTTTTGACCTATGACTTATCTTATTTTTTATGTCTTTACCTAATTCTCCAAAAGTATAATCGTAACCATCCGGAATAAAAATTGGATCATAACCAAAACCTTTGTTCCCTCTTATCTCAAAGGCTATTTTACCATAAACTTCTTCTTGACAACTCACCAAAATATTTTTTTCTGGATCAAAATATGTGGCTGCACAAGCAAAATAAGCGGTCCTGTCTTTTTTATTTTCCAACATTGATAGCAATTTCTTCATT is part of the Petrotoga olearia DSM 13574 genome and encodes:
- the hslU gene encoding ATP-dependent protease ATPase subunit HslU; translated protein: MNKIDELTPKKIVEKLDNYIIGQKEAKKQVAIALRNRIRRLALQEDVRRDVIPKNILMIGSTGVGKTEIARRLAEVANAPFVKVEATRFTEVGYVGKNVESMVRELVDSSVNMVKKEMMEEVKGKAQRLVEERIVEALVPSKKKSKAQPSFMDVMQLFNQSAEYSQNKGYDEKEDENIQRRKEELLEKLRNGELEDLEIEIEVEEQSTPMFAGLGPELEDMGIQFGEMFQNIMPKKKKRRRMKISEARKVLEPIESEKLIDQDKLIQEGISRAENSGIIFIDEIDKVTSKGVSSGPDVSREGVQRDLLPIVEGTTVLTKYGSISTDYILFIAAGAFSEAKPSDLIPELQGRFPIRAELSDLTREDFIRILTQPKNAILKQYQYLLQTDGVKIEFTEDGIERMANIAFELNEKVENIGARRLYTVVEKVLEEVSFEAPASGEWELKIDSNYVDLRLGKVYGDEDLREYIL
- the pyk gene encoding pyruvate kinase produces the protein MNEKTENKKTRIVCTIGPATRDEVMIKKLINAGMNVARLNTSHDTIADHEKTVNLIKKIRKDMNIPFAILLDLEGPKIRTGRFDTDQVALKEGQKFILTTEEIVGNKEKVSINYKDLPKEVKKGDFILLDDGKIRLEVVSSNEKEIVTKVVTGGSITHRRGINVPGIDISLPPLTEKDVEYLNKAVEWNIDYIAQSFVRKAEDITRTRRILTELGMPDLPIIAKIETLQALDNLESIIEEADGVMVARGDLGVEAPVEQIPLLQKRIIEIANTMAKPAITATQMLESMVNNPFPTRAEATDIANAILDGTDAVMLSGETSIGKYPEQAVRVMSNVAKETEKILEEYYYKFDYSTYGGGDPATNSITMSAINIAEQLGIEVVVATTYSGYTARALSRFRRNIKIVAASPRISTYHRLALVWGVTPVIMQRFTDTDNMLESVSNIVKSLNFALPGENIIVTAGIPYGFSSKTNLLKVHEV
- the pfkA gene encoding 6-phosphofructokinase, with translation MKRIGLMTSGGDAPGMNAVIRAVTRSAVVENIEVYGFLRGFAGILDKDYKKFTYSDVGGIMERGGTILRTSRVPEFKVPEVRKKAADILKDLGIDVLVIIGGNGSLTGGKLLSEEQGIPVIGVPASIDNDIAYTDMSIGVDTCLNTVVEAMQKLKDTASSHERAFIVEVMGRTSGYVALMSGLAIGAEAIIIPEVPTDYDALAEKMWDERKRGKINSIIVVAEGSASAYTVARHLENRIGFETRITILGHIQRGGSPTAFDRILASRMGNEVVKAIKDGDFDVMIGLSKNDLIRTPLEKVLSESNKLDMEIVKLAGILS
- a CDS encoding Fur family transcriptional regulator, with the protein product MEIKYDKNSIIKILKNKKIKVTPNRFKVAFELFNCEEHPSIDELHQKLVKNNENRISFTSVYNILKLFENAGLVKEILIDNKIHYDSNITPHAHFICENCGKVQDIELNKLNFLDERKLFNFKNFTEEELKNNKINSFEINFYGICGECLKEENSER
- the gcvPB gene encoding aminomethyl-transferring glycine dehydrogenase subunit GcvPB, which encodes MKLIFEKSVSGRKSYSLPKLDVKEFQIDIPQHLIRNEEPELPELYEVDIVRHYNQLASLNHSVDRGFYPLGSCTMKYNPFLNEEVASLNGFKFIHPYQEERTIQGALELMYELQEFLKEITGMDDVTLQPAAGAHGELTGMLIIRKYLQENNLGHKNEVIIPDSAHGTNPASAVMAGFEVVKVNSNNEGRVDLDHLKSLVNENTAAIMLTNPNTLGLFEKDILKISDLMHKNNALLYYDGANLNAIMGKVRPGDNGFDVVHLNLHKTFSTPHGMGGPGSGPIAVKSYLRDYLPKPVVGVKEIGEYYFDYDIPKSIGKVRSFYGNFLVLVKAYTYILSMGKEGLKKVSELATLNANYLKEKLSRFLDVAYPDVCKHEFVIKGSSLKDYGVSTLDFAKRLLDYGIHPPTVYFPLIVDEAMMIEPTETESKETLDEVAAIYEKIVEEAKEEPQKLKNAPMTLSIKRLDEVKANKDLKVKFD
- the gcvPA gene encoding aminomethyl-transferring glycine dehydrogenase subunit GcvPA, whose protein sequence is MNDFPYLPHTQKDIEEMFSFLGIKDIDELYRDIPVLFKGELNIPSGLSEMEVKEKLSDLASLNKNIEEYGIFRGAGVYNHYIPSVIYPLASNRNFLTAYTPYQAEVSQGTLQILYEYQTQICNLTAMEVSNSSMYDGASALAEAILMSKRINGKNHVLMSKLVHPEYQEVSKTYTEVQGMNIEQIDYVSETGQLDLADLSSKITQETSCVVVSYPNFFGVIEDLKVIREKVPNEVVFIVVTYPISLGLLEAPGKFGADIVVGEGQSLGNTPSFGGPGLGIFASKKKYIRKMPGRIIGETVDQDGKRGFCMVLQTREQHIRREKSTSNICSNHAFNALLASLYMNVIGKQGIREVSLQNYHKAHYLARKLLETEKFKPVFDGPFFNEFVLESKIDPEFLNEKLLEQHYFGPLILKNFYENMGNNVLFCATELTKKRDIDFLCSFLEGLS
- the gcvT gene encoding glycine cleavage system aminomethyltransferase GcvT, with protein sequence MMKKIKDYCNYSQSQMLKQILENNGIQVFLKSPIGIGGEYFGEGVIYDLYVEDKDFNRAKEIISEFEKGGITLSELKKTPLYERHKELGAKIGEFAGWELPLWYSSIIEEHNAVRNCVGVFDVSHMGELFVVGEDAQKFVNYLITNNVEKITNGKIVYSPICNKNGGILDDLLAYKFNEEKIMLVVNASNTQKDFEWVKSQSSSFNVEVINKSDEYCQIAFQGPKSQDQLQKYLKDVDLDSIEYYSFEVIQLEGEEVILSRTGYTGEDGFELYLPPKIAVKVWDQLIQLASEVDGKPCGLGCRDTLRFEPKMLLYGNDMDENTTPLEAGLKWTVDFDKEFIGKEALVKQKEEGIKRKLVGMEIHDKMPVRHGYEIYVENEKIGFVTSGVKSPTLGKNLALGYVIKEFSKSGTIVSIKARNKLLEAEIVKTPFYKGSVKSTK
- a CDS encoding metallophosphoesterase family protein, encoding MIWAISDIHGMYDSLISLLKQTQIKDSDTVIFLGDYVDRGPYSKKVLDLLIALSKQKNRIFLKGNHDDMMVDYYQKTHEYGDGVWFYNGALSTIRSFDNNIGEEYITFLKDLPLYYEMEVGNEKYLFVHAGVNPNKPLSEQNKRDLLWIRDEFLGMPERYNNYTVIHGHTPTFYLTGEDKIFVKRDKNKKVISIDIDTGCVYGGKLTAYGISEDNRNVVLQAV
- a CDS encoding HU family DNA-binding protein — encoded protein: MNKKDLVDAFAKKANVTKKDAESYIDTFVDVVSEALSKGEEVKLVGFGTFKVQKRAARKGVNPQTGKAIKIPEKMVPKFVPGKELKDIVK
- the rdgB gene encoding RdgB/HAM1 family non-canonical purine NTP pyrophosphatase — its product is MIEVYLATSNRNKVREINEILEDIDINGSITVKYIFDEIKEDNFEVEEYGETYVENSVIKAWAYSKLIRKPVFSDDSGLSIISLGGFPGINSARFMENESYEQKMKKLLSMLENKKDRTAYFACAATYFDPEKNILVSCQEEVYGKIAFEIRGNKGFGYDPIFIPDGYDYTFGELGKDIKNKISHRSKAIKSLLLLLKSAKILEKSE